From a region of the Hippopotamus amphibius kiboko isolate mHipAmp2 chromosome 3, mHipAmp2.hap2, whole genome shotgun sequence genome:
- the MS4A15 gene encoding membrane-spanning 4-domains subfamily A member 15, producing MSAAPASNGVFVVMPPGNASGLRPPPAVLPTSLCQPPGIMQFEEPPLGAQTPRAPQPPDLRPMETFLTGEPKALGTVQILIGLIHLGFGSVLLMVRRGHVGMLFIEGGVPFWGGACFIISGSLSVAAEKNHTSCLVRSSLGTNILSAMAAFAGTAILLMDFGVTHWDVGRGYLAVLTIFTILEFFIAVIATHFGCQATRGQAHAPVIFLPNAFSTDFSIPSPAASPPPAYDNVAYMPKESSE from the exons ATGTCCGCAGCTCCCGCCAGCAATGGGGTGTTTGTCGTCATGCCACCTGGCAATGCCAGCGGCCTCCGCCCGCCCCCAGCCGTTCTGCCCACCTCCTTGTGCCAGCCTCCCGGGATCATGCAGTTCGAGGAGCCACCGCTGGGGGCGCAGACTCCACGGGCCCCCCAGCCGCCGGACCTGCGGCCCATGGAGACATTCCTAACGGGAGAGCCCAAGGCGTTAGGG ACGGTCCAGATCCTCATCGGCCTCATCCACCTGGGCTTCGGCAGCGTGCTGCTCATGGTCCGCCGCGGCCACGTGGGGATGCTCTTCATCGAAGGCGGCGTCCCCTTCTGGGGAGGAGCCTGC TTCATCATCTCGGGGTCCCTCTCAGTGGCAGCCGAGAAGAACCACACCAGCTGCCTG GTGAGGAGCAGCCTGGGGACCAACATTCTCAGCGCCATGGCGGCCTTTGCTGGGACGGCCATTCTGCTCATGGATTTTGGTGTCACTCACTGG GATGTGGGGAGGGGCTATCTGGCCGTGCTTACCATCTTCACCATCCTGGAGTTCTTCATCGCAGTCATTGCCACCCACTTTGGGTGCCAAGCCACCCGCGGCCAAGCCCACGCG CCTGTGATTTTCCTGCCAAACGCCTTCAGCACAGACTTCAGCATCCCCAGCCCCGCAGCCTCTCCGCCCCCCGCCTATGATAACGTGGCATATATGCCCAAGGAGTCGTCCGAGTAG